A section of the Leptotrichia buccalis C-1013-b genome encodes:
- the yidD gene encoding membrane protein insertion efficiency factor YidD: MKKVLLFLIKIYQKYISIFFGRRCRFYPTCSEYSRQAITKYGAIKGSYLTIRRLLKCHPFHKGGYDPLK; the protein is encoded by the coding sequence ATGAAAAAAGTATTATTGTTTTTAATAAAAATTTATCAGAAATACATTTCTATATTTTTTGGAAGACGATGCAGATTTTATCCAACCTGTTCAGAATATTCCCGACAGGCTATTACAAAATATGGGGCAATAAAAGGGAGTTACCTGACAATAAGAAGATTATTAAAATGCCATCCTTTCCATAAAGGTGGTTATGACCCGTTAAAATAA
- the rnpA gene encoding ribonuclease P protein component, with protein sequence MSINKIKKSKDFSLIYNKSQKMHTKYAIIFIKENMNNEQRFGFVASKKTGNAVQRNRIKRLFKEFVKTHKNKFRENTDYIFVGKSVLKEKIKNLKYKDIEKDIIKVIKQ encoded by the coding sequence ATGTCTATTAATAAAATAAAAAAATCAAAGGATTTTTCCTTAATATATAACAAATCACAGAAAATGCATACAAAGTATGCTATTATTTTTATAAAGGAAAATATGAATAACGAACAACGTTTCGGCTTTGTTGCCAGTAAGAAAACTGGAAATGCAGTTCAAAGAAATAGAATAAAAAGACTTTTTAAAGAATTTGTAAAAACACATAAAAATAAATTTAGAGAAAATACTGATTATATATTTGTCGGCAAGTCTGTTTTAAAAGAGAAAATAAAGAATTTAAAATACAAAGACATTGAAAAAGATATTATCAAGGTGATAAAACAATGA
- the rpmH gene encoding 50S ribosomal protein L34 produces the protein MTKRTYQPNKRKRKKNHGFRKRMQDKNGRNVLKRRRAKGRAKLSA, from the coding sequence ATGACAAAAAGAACATATCAACCGAATAAAAGAAAAAGAAAAAAAAATCATGGATTTAGAAAAAGAATGCAAGATAAAAATGGAAGAAATGTCTTAAAGAGAAGAAGAGCTAAAGGAAGAGCTAAATTATCAGCATAA